One window from the genome of Hydractinia symbiolongicarpus strain clone_291-10 chromosome 1, HSymV2.1, whole genome shotgun sequence encodes:
- the LOC130641988 gene encoding protein Wnt-5b-like isoform X2 has product MQNHVSQLLYSRVIAETKKLNKQDQSMCYHFNLNDGQLKACLVDPNVLLLVGKGTTDGLAHCERQFVNERWNCSNNNFSNKLFKRRTPETAYVNAISSAGVINKLSIECDRGVLNSCGCRTATPHRRMWSKNDEEEPVYWSYCKDHLKYAIRTTRIFLDPSREETYIDGKKRSLKKLVLIQNNKASRKIAHELSKKHRKCSCYGTTGNCIAKTCYRWLPKLKVIGQKLYDKYKNAVKVKIKNMKKLVSAEPRRVLKKTDLVYTERINYCDVIQSLGIAGTQGRVCLNTKPKSGDDMTSCKILCCGRGYNPVRRKAKVRCRCTFKWCCDVKCHWCEKEVTEYRCK; this is encoded by the exons ATGCAGAACCATGTTAGTCAGTT GTTGTATTCCCGCGTAATTGCAGAAACAAAGAAACTGAATAAACAAGACCAGTCAATGTGCTACCATTTTAATTTGAATGACGGCCAGTTAAAAGCATGCTTAGTTGATCCAAATGTTTTGCTTCTCGTTGGCAAGGGAACAACTGATGGTCTGGCACATTGTGAAAGACAATTCGTGAATGAACGATGGAATTGCTCAAATAATAACTTCAGTAACAAGTTATTTAAAAGAA GGACACCGGAAACCGCGTACGTAAATGCTATCTCCTCCGCAGGTGTTATAAATAAACTCTCAATAGAATGCGATCGAGGCGTGTTAAACAGTTGTGGATGTCGCACGGCGACACCTCATCGTCGCATGTGGAGTAAAAATGACGAAGAAGAACCTGTTTATTGGAGTTACTGCAAAGATCATTTAAAATATGCGATACGTACAACTCGAATATTTCTCGATCCGAGTCGCGAAGAGACATATATCGATGGGAAGAAGCGAAGCTTGAAGAAGCTTGTCTTGATACAAAACAATAAAGCTTCAAGAAAG atAGCACACGAACTAtcaaaaaaacacagaaaatgTTCTTGTTATGGAACGACAGGAAATTGTATTGCAAAAACATGTTACCGTTGGTTACCAAAACTAAAAGTCATAGGTCAAAAGCTCtatgataaatataaaaatgctgtcaaagtaaaaataaaaaatatgaaaaaattggTATCCGCTGAACCGAGgagggttttaaaaaaaactgatttagTCTACACTGAAAGAATAAACTATTGTGACGTCATACAGTCGCTGGGTATTGCTGGTACCCAGGGTCGAGTATGTTTAAATACAAAACCAAAATCGGGCGATGATATGACGTCATGTAAAATACTTTGTTGCGGACGTGGTTATAATCCGGTACGAAGAAAAGCAAAGGTGAGATGTCGCTGCACATTCAAATGGTGTTGTGACGTCAAATGTCATTGGTGTGAAAAAGAAGTGACTGAATATAGGTGCAAATGA
- the LOC130641988 gene encoding protein Wnt-5b-like isoform X1, with protein sequence MKLLRIWVKLLFSMKYFITKAKKTKFWLFIYLFNLHTCFGQWWLYSRVIAETKKLNKQDQSMCYHFNLNDGQLKACLVDPNVLLLVGKGTTDGLAHCERQFVNERWNCSNNNFSNKLFKRRTPETAYVNAISSAGVINKLSIECDRGVLNSCGCRTATPHRRMWSKNDEEEPVYWSYCKDHLKYAIRTTRIFLDPSREETYIDGKKRSLKKLVLIQNNKASRKIAHELSKKHRKCSCYGTTGNCIAKTCYRWLPKLKVIGQKLYDKYKNAVKVKIKNMKKLVSAEPRRVLKKTDLVYTERINYCDVIQSLGIAGTQGRVCLNTKPKSGDDMTSCKILCCGRGYNPVRRKAKVRCRCTFKWCCDVKCHWCEKEVTEYRCK encoded by the exons ATGAAACTCTTACGCATCTGGGTAAAACTTCTATTCAGCATGAAATATTTCATCACCAAAGCAAAGAAGACCAAATTttggttatttatttatttatttaacttgcACACTTGTTTTGGTCAATGGTG GTTGTATTCCCGCGTAATTGCAGAAACAAAGAAACTGAATAAACAAGACCAGTCAATGTGCTACCATTTTAATTTGAATGACGGCCAGTTAAAAGCATGCTTAGTTGATCCAAATGTTTTGCTTCTCGTTGGCAAGGGAACAACTGATGGTCTGGCACATTGTGAAAGACAATTCGTGAATGAACGATGGAATTGCTCAAATAATAACTTCAGTAACAAGTTATTTAAAAGAA GGACACCGGAAACCGCGTACGTAAATGCTATCTCCTCCGCAGGTGTTATAAATAAACTCTCAATAGAATGCGATCGAGGCGTGTTAAACAGTTGTGGATGTCGCACGGCGACACCTCATCGTCGCATGTGGAGTAAAAATGACGAAGAAGAACCTGTTTATTGGAGTTACTGCAAAGATCATTTAAAATATGCGATACGTACAACTCGAATATTTCTCGATCCGAGTCGCGAAGAGACATATATCGATGGGAAGAAGCGAAGCTTGAAGAAGCTTGTCTTGATACAAAACAATAAAGCTTCAAGAAAG atAGCACACGAACTAtcaaaaaaacacagaaaatgTTCTTGTTATGGAACGACAGGAAATTGTATTGCAAAAACATGTTACCGTTGGTTACCAAAACTAAAAGTCATAGGTCAAAAGCTCtatgataaatataaaaatgctgtcaaagtaaaaataaaaaatatgaaaaaattggTATCCGCTGAACCGAGgagggttttaaaaaaaactgatttagTCTACACTGAAAGAATAAACTATTGTGACGTCATACAGTCGCTGGGTATTGCTGGTACCCAGGGTCGAGTATGTTTAAATACAAAACCAAAATCGGGCGATGATATGACGTCATGTAAAATACTTTGTTGCGGACGTGGTTATAATCCGGTACGAAGAAAAGCAAAGGTGAGATGTCGCTGCACATTCAAATGGTGTTGTGACGTCAAATGTCATTGGTGTGAAAAAGAAGTGACTGAATATAGGTGCAAATGA
- the LOC130641988 gene encoding protein Wnt-5b-like isoform X3, protein MCYHFNLNDGQLKACLVDPNVLLLVGKGTTDGLAHCERQFVNERWNCSNNNFSNKLFKRRTPETAYVNAISSAGVINKLSIECDRGVLNSCGCRTATPHRRMWSKNDEEEPVYWSYCKDHLKYAIRTTRIFLDPSREETYIDGKKRSLKKLVLIQNNKASRKIAHELSKKHRKCSCYGTTGNCIAKTCYRWLPKLKVIGQKLYDKYKNAVKVKIKNMKKLVSAEPRRVLKKTDLVYTERINYCDVIQSLGIAGTQGRVCLNTKPKSGDDMTSCKILCCGRGYNPVRRKAKVRCRCTFKWCCDVKCHWCEKEVTEYRCK, encoded by the exons ATGTGCTACCATTTTAATTTGAATGACGGCCAGTTAAAAGCATGCTTAGTTGATCCAAATGTTTTGCTTCTCGTTGGCAAGGGAACAACTGATGGTCTGGCACATTGTGAAAGACAATTCGTGAATGAACGATGGAATTGCTCAAATAATAACTTCAGTAACAAGTTATTTAAAAGAA GGACACCGGAAACCGCGTACGTAAATGCTATCTCCTCCGCAGGTGTTATAAATAAACTCTCAATAGAATGCGATCGAGGCGTGTTAAACAGTTGTGGATGTCGCACGGCGACACCTCATCGTCGCATGTGGAGTAAAAATGACGAAGAAGAACCTGTTTATTGGAGTTACTGCAAAGATCATTTAAAATATGCGATACGTACAACTCGAATATTTCTCGATCCGAGTCGCGAAGAGACATATATCGATGGGAAGAAGCGAAGCTTGAAGAAGCTTGTCTTGATACAAAACAATAAAGCTTCAAGAAAG atAGCACACGAACTAtcaaaaaaacacagaaaatgTTCTTGTTATGGAACGACAGGAAATTGTATTGCAAAAACATGTTACCGTTGGTTACCAAAACTAAAAGTCATAGGTCAAAAGCTCtatgataaatataaaaatgctgtcaaagtaaaaataaaaaatatgaaaaaattggTATCCGCTGAACCGAGgagggttttaaaaaaaactgatttagTCTACACTGAAAGAATAAACTATTGTGACGTCATACAGTCGCTGGGTATTGCTGGTACCCAGGGTCGAGTATGTTTAAATACAAAACCAAAATCGGGCGATGATATGACGTCATGTAAAATACTTTGTTGCGGACGTGGTTATAATCCGGTACGAAGAAAAGCAAAGGTGAGATGTCGCTGCACATTCAAATGGTGTTGTGACGTCAAATGTCATTGGTGTGAAAAAGAAGTGACTGAATATAGGTGCAAATGA